The segment NNNNNNNNNNNNNNNNNNNNNNNNNNNNNNNNNNNNNNNNNNNNNNNNNNNNNNNNNNNNNNNNNNGACCTCAAGTTCTGAAATTTACAGAACAATACTTTATTTTAGAGCCCAGTTCTCAATAAATTATTCTTTGCTTAAAAACTTGAAAGTGTTCTGTATTTTATTTAGTGTTCTgtattttttcagtatttcgttattttttcagttttactaAAAACGCTTATGAAATaggtacaaaaatattaaaaaaatgctgaCACAAATGTAGGTAATACAGTTTTTTCAaccatattcaaaaaaaatatatcacagAGATGATAAAAACTATCATAAGTGATTGTTGTTCTCGTATAGAGAATTTTCTTTTGATATCgtgtttctataaaattatgATATCTTTTTCGCTAGTTTTTTAAGCGTTtgtatttcctttatttttcttGGAAAAATGTAAGTGATGTCGTATAAATATCCTGATCGCCCTAATAAGATAGTACTGTTTCCGCTATCTAGTTCTTTGGTTGAATAGAATTTTTGAACTCAGCGGCTGGAAATCATACATGGGAGTAGTTAATTATATCGATTAATTAATTGACGATTTCATTagcattaaattgaaaaaaattataattattttttattcattagcattattttgtctaatggtaatggtttttaatgaaacgatttcattagtaattttttaaaaataaattttcattaccattattcaatggattttaaaaatgttcgaaCATTAGttctaatttcgaaattaatttcgaatatcCGATGTATTGTCATTAGGTGAAATCATGTATGGCAAATTTCAGCACATTCGGATtagaaaaactagttttaacagctttaaaaatttttcaaacacgagttcgaattttcgaaatttttttaggtttttatgacacagagattaatttaaaaacataaaaaaatttcgaaaataacttcgaaatttcgaacttaattttgaatattcgaACATATTATTGTATTGTCATCAGATGTACTTATGACTGCAAAATTTCAGCCAATTTGGGCTACGGAAActggttttaaaagctttcaaaccTCGAATCttcgaaaaattttccttaatatatttttcgacaattataaatactaattaaatttgtttttgaaaattcattatcaaattcattaccattatcaaaaaaagttataatgaaaaaaatataattttcattaaatggtacttaaaatatttttcattacaattttttttatatatggtaatgaaattttaatgcttaatgAAAAATTCCCATGTATGCTGGAAATATATAGGAatcagttatttttatttaaaaggcatTTTCAGTGTTgtctagttttattattatttcattaaatgtaTACTAGTCATTTTAATATTAGTTGTCAACACTGCTAAATACTATTCTGtgggaaattttatttgtaaactgCGCAGTTCACACAAAACATACGTACATGGATCCATGTGAATGTATTTGTTtacatatgcatatatgtatcTACATTGTATATAAACGAGAATgtagcaataaaaacaaaattacaaaatgcttttgtctaaactaaaaaaagattgTATATTTGTTACAAGGACGTAAAATAttaactagaacaaaattaaacatattttaatcaaatatttagtttaaaattttgagcAATTTAAACTACATGTACTATATGAAATTGCATTGTTTAccattaatttctttatattttttggaactCTTTATTAGCACTGGTTGTTATGTTTTAGCAATCTGTTTAAATACTTATTAGCACACtaatttaatctttaaatttttacacaaaatttgataaatttttaacaagaattaactaaaagaaatattttattttaatatgattcaatcaattttactgattttctataaacatcCACAAACTTCGAGAGgtgaatttataataaaattttcaacgtacaagaagaaaacaaacagggggatttttggcaaacttttttcagagttgcacggaaagtacttttttgtgtatacacgtggataagaacataaaaaatataaaNNNNNNNNNNNNNNNNNNNNNNNNNNNNNNNNNNNNNNNNNNNNNNNNNNNNNNNNNNNNNNNNNNNNNNNNNNNNNNNNNNNNNNNNNNNNNNNNNNNNatagatagataaatagatagatatatagatagatagatagatagatagatagatagatagatagatagatagatagatagatagatagatagatagatagatagatagcaaAGTGCCGATTTCGCGATTTTTTGCTCTAAAATgcagttttaattaattaattctaaAAACATGGACCGATTTTCGTAATTATCggactttattattattagaccCAAGCCGCCATAaaaagttcccttcagaaaggAACTTGAATGTCaataattcacttataaacactagtaTCGCGATGAAATCCAGCATACATAACTCTAATGTAAACGAAGGGCCATGTACCAAAGCTTTAAGGCTGAGCCCATATTAACCCTTACCTCCATATAacccctcttttagaaaatcacttttttcaacaaattgctTAAACATTTCCGAATTAAggtaaacaacttttttaacatactacATAATTCTCTACTTGTTTTAGGTATCGAtaattttccgttttttttaaataaaaattcgattttccTTCAAAATTACCCCTGGTACTTTGAGAAATTCAATACGGTTgtattagtaattttattttcgttgtttataaatattctatgATATTACtaaatacacatgtatgtaaataaaaattataagaatattttttaaatacatatgtatgtatatagatacATATACAGTTACCGTCAAAATAATAGCACCACTTCGCAgtttgattttcattttttgattACGTTATTATTCGTCAATATTTTTCTCCATATTTTTGTAGCATTAATactaatttaagtaaatagtaaacataaatattacatattcaataatatatttttgtgcttttttatttcagttataaagtaataaatactttttaaacaaagagaATATTAACTGGCAATTGTAAAAGTgagtgttttattatttgtcgTCTGTTCCTGTCTACCCATTTGAAACAAAGATTAATTTAGTCTTCTTTTGGTTAGAACAAGTTTTTTCAACAAGTTTTCTTTGTCCCAAACAaagtacaataacaacaacaaaacgcaTATAAATATCCGTAAAATCAAGTTTCAaggcaaaaaataaagaaaacaaaatgccAGCTGATTCAGTTTCAAGGTATGTCAAGAATAGTCCTCATATCAAGGTGTTCATACAAACAAACTGACTTTTTGACAGATTGACTGTgtgttatattttgtttgacCTCTTGTCCGTTTCTCTTTGTTAATTGTTAAATTGTAACTACGTAATAATTGACTGAATAACACAAAATAATGcactttttattttacatacctacataagttttaaaatttcaagttttattgtatgattaatttaacaaaaagtttgaGTCGAAAGTTTAATTAAGTCGAGCTttatacataataaataaataaataaataaatatttttagaatgaATTCAAATGGAGGCTCCGGTGGCAATGACTCTGACATACCCGAAAATCTTCTAAGTACATCTCCAGGTTCTTCAGGTCTGCGTTCACGTACTGATAGCGAAAGTTCAGATAAGTATGTTTTTGTTGCATatacttaaatacatacatatgtatgtaaattaaggAAACtataatacaaacaaattttatttaaatttttttagattacTACGCTTTGTTTTACCTAGCATGGATGGAAGTCCACCTAAAGTGATGACCCTAAATGAGGTAGCCGATGtcgttaaaaatatacaaaatatggaATTAGCTCATGAAATTGCTCTTAATCCGGAATTtaaattgcaaccatatgaaCCTCCAGAAAGTAGGTAAGTTTAAAATAAcaggtttaaaataaaacaaaattacgacatacaaatgtacatttttaactttatacttttcttataaaatggTTAGCCTGGAGAAAGTTATTAAGGAAACAATGCACAAAGTATTTTGGGACAATTTACGTTTACAACTTAACGAAAATCCACCATGTTACGATTATGCCATACGACTTTTAGGAGACATTAAAGAATGTTTTCCCCAGATTTTGTCACCAAACAACAAACGTGCCTTAGAGcatataaatgaaattcttGACGAGTCCGTAATACGTCAACAAGCTGAAAAAGGTGTTCTTGATTTTAGAAATTATGCCAACTTTGTTATACAGATTATGGCCAAATCGTGCGCTCCTGCTAGGGACGACGCCATAAAAGAGTTGACACAAATTGAAGACGTTGTTGATACGTTTAAGGGTATTCTTGAAACGATGACGCTGATGAAAGTCGATATGGCAAATTTTCTTCTCGATTTTGCTCGTAACGATATAATGGCTAATTCGGTggaatatgaaaaacaaaaattccaagAATATTTAGAGTACTATAAATGTAAGACGAATAATTAATAGCTGTTTGCAACTATGTATCCAATAATAATAATCTCTTATTTTTAAGTTGGTTTTCCGGCAACCGAAAATTGGCTTAAGCGTAATCGCACCCAAGATTCTAATAACATACCAATCAGTGGAGATCAAACAATATCAAATGCCTATATGGAACTAATGGACTGGCCAGAAGATGTTGAATTTCCCGAAATCCTTTCAATCGACAAAGATCGTATATTAAAATTGGGTCAAAAGGCCAAACGTTTATGTGTTGGAGCTTCCCTAATTGCTATATGTTCTGCTGTTCCCATAATATCACAACGCACAGAAAATCGTACACAATTGGCACAACAAATTGAGATATTACTTCAGAGCGTGACTAGTGAAAAGTGAGTATATGATATACTATtctcaaacaaaattataaccattgaaatagttttgttagtttgttaagtacctatgtattttaaaaaattaacaaatatttagaaaacaaaatattcaaaactaaATTGATTCGCAATGTTTGCACcgcacatatgtacatacatatgcaaatattgtctataaaaatgtt is part of the Lucilia cuprina isolate Lc7/37 chromosome 3, ASM2204524v1, whole genome shotgun sequence genome and harbors:
- the LOC111683699 gene encoding T-complex protein 11-like protein 1; amino-acid sequence: MPADSVSRMNSNGGSGGNDSDIPENLLSTSPGSSGLRSRTDSESSDKLLRFVLPSMDGSPPKVMTLNEVADVVKNIQNMELAHEIALNPEFKLQPYEPPESSLEKVIKETMHKVFWDNLRLQLNENPPCYDYAIRLLGDIKECFPQILSPNNKRALEHINEILDESVIRQQAEKGVLDFRNYANFVIQIMAKSCAPARDDAIKELTQIEDVVDTFKGILETMTLMKVDMANFLLDFARNDIMANSVEYEKQKFQEYLEYYKFGFPATENWLKRNRTQDSNNIPISGDQTISNAYMELMDWPEDVEFPEILSIDKDRILKLGQKAKRLCVGASLIAICSAVPIISQRTENRTQLAQQIEILLQSVTSEKTISELIDNIWEQIKAVVNQFLQKEDQSTMDASAESLLKTQIMQIANKESPVRQLMWKRLQTYFRLTLRSKGGLPPPPPGYTDFKTELENYATSLKRVIAYNHSVFGEYFLRILTQRHPESANNDSNESATTSGSSSSEAKAQSSQ